Proteins encoded within one genomic window of Vanrija pseudolonga chromosome 3, complete sequence:
- the ibp1 gene encoding Dual specificity phosphatase ibp1, with amino-acid sequence MRLARALLPAARPLVRASTASAPGLSLRACTQPALLRHHRALSTPSRSTTMAKPTYRYISADDLAALLKSEPEGAFKSWAVIDVRDSDFAGGNIVGAANYPSEVFLAEVDALVRRAENVPVIVFHCALSQVRGPKAARRYAEARETQLKDAAPAQEILVLRQGFEGFQSRYRDDKALVEKFNKFYHD; translated from the exons ATGCGCTTGGCTAGAGCACTACTGCCCGCAGCTCGACCTCTTGTGCGTGCATCGACCGCTTCTGCTCCTGGCCTCTCGCTACGCGCCTGCACCCAGCCAGCTTTGTTGCGGCACCACCGCGCCCTCTCGACaccgagccgctcgacgaccatGGCCAAGCCGACGTACCGCTACATCTCGGCGGAT GACCTAGCAGCCCTCCTCAAGTCGGAGCCCGAGGGCGCGTTCAAGTCGTGGGCCGTGATCGACGTACGCGATAGCGACTTTGCG ggCGGGAACATTGTCGGCGCGGCAAACTACCCCAGCGAGgtcttcctcgccgaggtggacgcgCTGGTCCGGCGCGCTGAGAACG TGCCTGTTATCGTGTTCC ACTGCGCGCTGTCGCAAGTCCG CGGACCCAAGGCTGCACGA CGAtacgccgaggcgcgcgaaacgcagctcaaggacgccgcgccggcgcaggagatcctcgtcctccgccaGGGCTTTGAGGGGTTCCAGTCGCGATACCGC GACGACAAGGCGCTCGTGGAGAAGTTTAACAAGTTTTACCATGACTAG
- the HBS1L gene encoding HBS1-like protein, whose amino-acid sequence MSLAAKKKAAASKTATPKTGTPTPGSKASSKPSSKTGSAASTPRRGGASTPISVAQQDLQGLHLTEQVDEAELQREREKYRERPVPSMKQEELIAKVKADEEASGKKNISLVVVGHVDAGKSTLMGRLLYDLGELSEKDKVANERGSSRVGKSSFAFAWGLDALGDERARGVTIDIATTHFQTPHRNVTLLDAPGHRDFIPAMISGAAQADVALMVVDASPGEFEAGFDRGGQTREHAWLVRSLGVKEIIIGINKMDMVDWSQDRYDDIVDALKPFLTSAGFASAKTVFLPLAAMEGINVAEHNVPTAGSWYKGPALVDALDKVAVPERPYSAPLRIPLSNVFKGQTAVASGVAVQGRLASGVVQVGDNVRAVPGDVVASIRTIEVDEDTAPYAVAGQNVTLYLAGVDPNQLSIGTVLCPLNYPAPLVSKFVAQILVFDLQSPIIVGTSVELFHHSINVPATISKLLAISEKGQVIKKNPRVLQKGVTATVEITLRPATGSSRQAVMPLETAAENKEMGRVLIRRGGETIAAGMVTELL is encoded by the exons ATGTCTC TTGctgccaagaagaaggcggcggcatccAAGACAGCAACACCCAAGACAGGCACACCAACGCCCGGCAGTAAGGCCAGCAGCAAACCAAGTTCCAAAACGGGCTCCGCAGCGTCTACACCGCGCAGGGGTGGCGCGTCAACACCCATCTCGGTCGCCCAGCAGGACCTCCAGGGCCTGCACTTGACTGAGCAGGTCGATGAGGCCGAGCTTCAGCGCGAGCGGGAAAAGTACCGCGAGCGTCCAGTTCCGTCCATGAAGCAGGAGGAGCTCAtcgccaaggtcaaggctgATGAGGAGGCATCTGGGAAGAAGAACATCAGTttggttgttgttg GCCATGTTGACGCCGGTAAATCCACGCTGATGGGCCGACTGCTGTATGACCTCGGAGAGCTGTCAGAGAAGGACAAGGTTGCCAATGAGCGGGGAAGCTCGCGTGTTGGCAAGTCTAGCTTTGCGTTTGCCTGGGGACTTGATGCGCTTGGAGATGAGCGTGCCCG TGGCGTCACCATTGACATTGCCACCACACACTTCCAAACGCCTCACCGTAACGTGACCCTGCTCGACGCTCCTGGTCACCGCGACTTCATCCCTGCCATGATCTCCGGTGCAGCCCAGGCTGACGTGGCGCTGATGGTTGTGGACGCCTCCCCGGGAGAGTTCGAGGCTGGCTTCGACAGAGGTGGCCAGACACGTGAGCACGCGTGGCTTGTCCGCTCGCTTGGTGTGAAGGAGATTATCATTGGCATCAACAAGATGGACATGGTCGACTGGTCGCAGGACCGGTacgacgacattgtcgacgctCTCAAGCCCTTCCTCACGTCTGCAGGCTTTGCCTCGGCCAAGACGGTCTTCCTTCCCCTGGCGGCCATGGAGGGCATCAATGTGGCCGAGCACAATGTGCCCACTGCAGGCTCGTGGTACAAGGGCCCTGCTCTCGTCGACGCTCTCGACAAGGTGGCGGTGCCGGAGCGTCCTTACTCTGCGCCGCTGCGAATCCCCTTGTCCAACGTGTTCAAGGGCCAGACGGCTGTCGCTTCTGGTGTGGCTGTACAGGGACGACTTGCTAGTGGTGTTGTGCAGGTCGGTGACAATGTGCGGGCTGTCCCCGGCGATGTTGTTGCCAGCATCCGAA CtatcgaggtcgacgaggacacggcgcCGTACGCCGTTGCGGGCCAGAACGTCACACTATACCTTGCTGGGGTCGACCCCAATCAGCTGTCTATCGGCACCGTGCTGTGCCCGCTCAACTACCCTGCACCCCTCGTGTCCAAGTTTGTGGCGCAGATCCTGGTCTTCGACCTGCAGAGCCCAATCATTGTTGGCACATCTGTCGAGTTGTTCCACCACTCGATCAACGTCCCTGCAACGATCAGCAAGCTGCTGGCGATTTCTGAGAAGGGCCAGGTGATCAAGAAGAACCCGCGTGTGCTGCAAAAGGGTGTGACGGCTACTGTGGAGATCACACTCCGACCTGCGACTGGTAGCTCGCGGCAGGCGGTCATGCCGCTGGAGACGGCCGCTGAGAACAAGGAGATGGGCCGTGTCCTCATCCGTCGTGGGGGTGAGACCATTGCCGCTGGAATGGTTACCGAGTTGCTGTAG
- the PFA4_1 gene encoding Palmitoyltransferase PFA4 has protein sequence MVDWVKRLWVIGTLALIGFISYSSQLFVIWPWYGAVVSVDLLRLLIPFNLLVGMVWWNYYLCVATPPGHVPQGWRPNLQSADHIEVKRGSHAPRFCKQCEHFKPPRAHHCRQCKTCVLKLDHHCPWIANCVGYFNHGHFLRFLIWVSIATSYHLLMMIAKSYEYVKNPFAEPELSELLFLIFNFAASVPVWVCVSLFAIYHLYLVGNNTTTIERWEKDKVATLVRRGKLAEIKYPYNIGFLGNMRSVLGDNPLLWLWPQSMPGSGMTFPVNGDAGGESASEWAEAVAPDQVPGRNHATWNNGAATPPLHSHSAAQARLRAHLSNVENMVYAGRALPRQYSEVQYSWPPRDPTQYPNPPPPSGNAFIYGNGFNPALRASSGARRERRERNQQPLERRPYSHANPSNYVAPWETDVDDGDSEPDSSSSPERYLSDYDDDDVPLRAYTTATRVRRGSEGWEVRPSPGWSSGINATAAALEDVERDAARPPWEQAGRYRTYVPSEEGHDH, from the exons ATGGTCGACTGGGTCAAGCGCCTATG GGTGATAGGCACGTTGGCGCTCATCGGGTTCATCTCGTACTCGTCGCAGCTCTTTGTCATCTGGCCATGGTACGGCGCGGTCGTCAGCGTCGACCTGCTTCGGCTGCTCATTCCATTCAA cctcctcgtcggcatggtATGGTGGAACTACTACCTCTGCGTCGCGACACCGCCGGGCCATGTGCCGCAGGGCTGGCGGCCAAACCTGCAGTCGGCAGACCATATCGAAGTCAAGCGCGGCTCCCATGCCCCGCGCTTCTGCAAGCAGTGCGAGCACTTCAAGCCTCCCCGCGCACACCACTGCCGCCAGTGCAAGACATGCGTGCTCAAG CTTGACC ACCACTGCCCATGGATCGCAAACT GCGTCGGCTACTTTAACCACGGCCACTTTCTTCGCTTCCTCATCTGGGTCAGCATCGCAACGTCCTACCACCTCCTCATGATGATCGCCAAGTCGTACGAGTACGTCAAGAACCCAttcgccgagcccgagctctccgagctcctcttcctcatctTCAACTTTGCCGCATCCGTCCCGGTATGGGTGTGCGTCAGCCTGTTCGCCATCTACCATCTCTACCTGGTCGGCAACAACACGACGACAATTGAGCGCTGGGAGAAGGACAAGGTAGCCACGCTCGTGCGCCGtggcaagctcgccgagatcAAGTATCCTTAT AACATTGGCTTCCTCGGTAACATGCGCTCCGTCCTCGGTGACAACCCCCTCCTCTGGCTTTGGCCCCAGAGCATGCCCGGCTCGGGCATGACATTCCCCGTGAACGGCGACGCTGGTGGTGAGTCGGCGTCCGAGTGGGCCGAAGCCGTCGCGCCGGACCAAGTACCGGGGCGGAACCACGCGACATGGAACAACGGGGCTgcgaccccgccgctccactcgcactcggcggcgcaggcgcggcTCCGCGCCCACCTCAGCAATGTTGAGAACATGGTATA cgccggccgagccCTCCCCCGCCAAT aTTCAGAGGTGCAGTACTCGTGGCCCCCGCGCGACCCGACACAGTACCccaaccccccacccccgagTGGCAACGCATTCATCTACGGTAACGGCTTCAACCCTGCTCTCCGGGCCTCTAgcggagcgcgacgcgagcgccgtgaACGTAATCAACAGCCACTCGAGCGCCGCCCGTACTCGCACGCCAACCCCAGCAACTATGTGGCGCCGTGGGAGACGGAcgtggacgacggcgactcggagccagactcgagctcgtccccCGAGCGATACCTTTCCGActatgacgacgacgacgtgcctCTCCGCGCATACACAACCGCGACGCGTGTGCGGAGGGGCAGCGAGGGCTGGGAGGTGCGCCCTTCACCCGGGTGGTCGTCCGGCATCAACGCGACCGCTGCGGCACTggaggacgtcgagcgcgacgccgctcgcccgccatGGGAGCAAGCTGGACGGTACAGGACATATGTGCCATCCGAGGAAGGACATGACCACTAG
- the nam9 gene encoding 37S ribosomal protein S4-like, mitochondrial, with the protein MPIRSVVKRHPFNKKQALPRMAWSPENLFNVWLRTSPESYLHRETEFNTTQKTLFQQRWLAKRLTKGYHGDHIMEKKFKRWFLPESIPTIRHNSGGEAAKSVAAKNDMAKWVEGKARAGGRTDAEKKAAALAKDAISPVGTLMYGEVERRIDVVIFRACLAQSVWQARSYVTHGHVKLNGKPVTNANTLLEPGDLFTINPEVVPFIQRPKAAEVEAAEQVEEAEEAEAVEEAEAEVAAEKKEGEAAEAGAEVAAEKEGEVEDAESAEAEAEVEAAEPEAHVSKPKPKPKSYTPPNVTEDVVGGTYFKLPDYAQPSIFVPAYILPSFLTCSGVYVRHPTARPAYSEIPSPYDASGPLMSMSWEWYSRVAPKMTPRRRARLMDPQRSQDRK; encoded by the exons ATGCCGATTCGAAGCGTAGTCAAGCGCCATCCGTTCAACAAGAAACAGGCGCTCCCGCGCATG GCGTGGTCGCCCGAGAACCTGTTCAATGTGTGGCTGCGCACATCGCCCGAATCGTATCTCCACAGGGAGACCGAGTTCAACACGACACAGAAGACTCTGTTCCAGCAGCGATGGCTTGCCAAGCGCCTGACCAAGGGCTACCACGGTGACCACATCATGGAGAAGAAGTTCAAGCGGTGGTTCCTGCCCGAGTCGATCCCGACCATCCGACACAactcgggcggcgaggcggccaagtCGGTGGCGGCCAAGAACGACATGGCCAAGTgggtcgagggcaaggcgcgcgccggcgggcgcaccgacgccgagaagaaggcggccgcgctggccaaggacgccatctcgcccgtcggcacgctcatgtacggcgaggtcgagcgccgtATCGACGTGGTCATCTTCCGCGCGTGTCTCGCCCAGAGCGTGTGGCAGGCGCGCTCGTACGTCACCCACGGACACGTCAAGCTCAACGGCAAGCCCGTCACCAACGCCAACACGCTGCTCGAGCCCGGAGACCTCTTCACCATCAACCCCGAGGTCGTGCCCTTCATCCAGCGGCCAAAagctgccgaggtcgaggccgctgagcaggtcgaggaggcggaggaggccgaggctgttgaggaggctgaggctgaggtcgctgccgagaagaaggagggcgaggccgccgaggccggcgccgaggtcgccgccgagaaggagggcgaggtcgaggacgccgagtcTGCTGAAGCCGAGGCTGaggtcgaggctgccgagcccgAAGCGCACGTcagcaagcccaagcccaagcccaaaAGCTACACGCCACCCAACGTgaccgaggacgtcgtcggcgggacGTACTTCAAGCTGCCCGACTATGCGCAGCCGTCCATCTTTGTCCCGGCCTACATCCTGCCGTCGTTCCTGACCTGCTCGGGCGTGTACGTGCGCCACCCGACCGCGCGCCCGGCCTACTCTGAGATCCCGTCGCCGTACGACGCGTCGGGCCCCCTCATGTCCATGTCGTGGGAGTGGTactcgcgcgtcgcgcccaaGATGACCCCCAGGCGTAGGGCGCGTCTGATGGACCCCCAGCGCTCGCAGGACCGCAAGTAG
- the ARI_0 gene encoding Aldehyde reductase 1, with translation MSLGRILKLNNGLPFPQIGFGTWQAKPGEVERAVTEALKAGYRHVDAALIYGNSLTVSGNQNEVAQGIKDSGVPREEITLVSKLWNNSHRPQDVEADLDTSLKQLGTSYLDLWLIHWPVPFVTGKGLAPASNGKAEIDWNGPSISDTWKEVVRIYQETNKVKAIGVSNFTVANLQQIIKDTGVVPAVNQIEAHPQLIQPELFKFCKDNNIVITAYSPLGNNITGKARVIDAPAIKEIAARLGKEPAQVLIAWGAKNGFAVIPKSVTPSRIASNFETFDLTDADFEEINTWGKANRVRSNIPLQYPNNWEINVFDEEVEKGLKPTW, from the exons ATGTCCCTCGGTCGCATTCTCAAGCT CAACAACGGCCTTCCGTTCCCCCAGATCGGCTTCGGCACCTGGCAGGCCAAGCCCGgagaggtcgagcgcgccgtcacgGAGGCTCTCAAGGCTGGGTACAGGCATGTCGATGCTGCACTTATCTACGGCAA CTCGCTGACGGTCTCAGGCAACCAGAACGAGGTCGCCCAGGGCATCAAGGACTCTGGCGTGCCCCGCGAGGAGATCACGCTCGTGTCCAAGCTGTGGAACAACTCGCACCGCCCgcaggacgtcgaggccgacctcgacacgtcgctcaagcagctcggcaCGTCGTACCTCGACTTGTGGCTCATCCACTGGCCTGTGCCCTTCGTGACGGGCAAGGgcctcgcgcccgcctcgaACGGCAAGGCTGAGATCGACTGGAACGGTCCCTCCATCTCGGACACGTGGAAGGAGGTCGTCCGCATCTACCAGGAGACGAACAAGGTCAAGGCTATTGGTGTTTCCAACTTTACCGTCGCGAACCTCCAGCAGATCATCAAGGACACTGGTGTCGTCCCCGCCGTCAACCAgat TGAGGCCCACCCCCAGCTCATCCAGCCCGAGCTCTTCAAGTTCTGCAAGGACAACAACATTGTTATCACGGCCTACTCGCCCCTCGGCAACAACATCACCGGCAAGGCCCGCGTGATTGACGCTCCTGCCATCAAGGAGATTGCCGCCCGTCTCGGCAAGGAGCCTGCCCAGGTCCTCATCGCCTGGGGTGCCAAGAACGGCTTTGCCGTCATCCCCAAGTCGGTGACGCCTTCGCGCATTGCT TCCAACTTTGAGACCTTTGACCTtaccgacgccgactttgaGGAGATCAACACGTGGGGCAAGGCCAACCGCGTCCGCTCCAACATCCCCCTCCAGTACCCCAACAACTGGGAGATCAACGTGTtcgacgaggaggttgagAAGGGCCTCAAGCCCACCTGGTAA
- the grx5 gene encoding Monothiol glutaredoxin-5 has translation MFARAGLRTLRALPRPQVARASGMLAQRRLLSDEARKLIDGAVTENPLVVFMKGTPEQPQCGFSRAVVQILEVQGVPREKIVSFNCLADQELREGIKEYSEWPTIPQVYVKGEFVGGCDIMISMHQSGELEKLLVKEGLVEELPPLEEESK, from the exons ATGTTTGCCCGCGCCGGTCTCCGCACGCTC CGCGCCCTCCCCCGGCCCCAGGTCGCCCGCGCCTCGGGCatgctcgcgcagcgccgcctcctctCGGACGAGGCACGGAAGCTCATCGACGGG gcCGTCACTGAGAACCCCTTGGTCGTGTTCATGAAGGGCACGCCCGAGCAGCCGCAGTGCGGcttctcgcgcgccgtcgtccagaTCCTCGAGGTGCAG GGCGTTCCCCGCGAGAAGATCGTCTCGTTCAACTGCCTTGCGGACCAGGAGCTCCGTGAGGGCATCAAGGAGTACAG CGAGTGGCCCACCATCCCCCAGGTGTACGTCAAGGGCGAGTTTGTCGGCGGCTGCGACATTATGATCTCGA TGCACCAgtcgggcgagctcgagaagctcctcgtcaaggagggcctcgtcgaggagctcccCCCTCTCGAGGAGGAGTCCAAGTAA
- the HBS1L gene encoding uncharacterized protein, whose amino-acid sequence MSRHRFVRNLDLDAELADDNPDDDYYDEDGYEGEGGQSGGGGDYDDEEDDMSPEEQAQMISALPIVRARLKEAKVPVTDAEIQDSLWHYWFDIDKTVSWLTKEWEKKGEPGPPAELQPTPEQQPRPRPRRRRAGAAPAAAAPAKPAAPAAPSPPLTALQRLSLARKQAAGSAASSAPPPRPSSTAPPSGSNTPPLQPDASGKPLSKLALLAQKRREAASKGASTEQPPSATATSPPEPSPSPAPPPGLASPTPVKPLSKLAQKMAAARAARADSASAEQSLSQSAPSSSMPTPAINVPGPQAEPEDELWSFAPSTSAPAPASVFFSILTTHAPDAVPPKQPSLANMHIAVRGDPSVAERRVREAFSPGVESPDDIVLRMRDGRAGTGAAATPADPKSAKVEVVRAAKTAPALEPVSEVAAKAAEVESTVKASSGRSRGKATDSTKAKRPDASTKGSVAAGKEAPAKLPPSSANASKSASKPTSKPASRPPPAATAAGSQNATGDKSSGDGKKKPTAKPSDPKSNKSKPTKGGQPSKPLAGQ is encoded by the exons ATGTCAAGGCATCGCTTCGTGCGtaacctcgacctcgacg CTGAACTGGCCGATGACAACCCGGACGATGACTactacgacgaggacggctacgagggagaaggaggccagagcggcggcggtggcgactacgatgacgaggaagatgatATGTCTCCAGAGGAGCAGG CCCAGATGATCTCGGCGCTGCCCATCGTCCGTGCCCGCTTgaaggaggccaaggtgcCAGtgaccgacgccgagattCAGGACTCTCTTTGGCACTACTGGTTCGACATTGACAAGACTGTCAGCTGGCTGACGAAGGAGTGGGAGAAGAAAG GCGAACCTGGACCGCCAGCTGAACTTCAACCTACACCTGAACAgcaacctcgccctcgaccacggcggcggcgtgcaggagcagcccccgccgcggctgcACCCGCCAAGCCGGCTGCCCCTGCGgccccctcgccaccgctcACGGCCCTTCAACGCCTTTCGCTGGCTCGTAAGCAGGCGGCAGGATCTGCCGCTTCCTCTGCACCACCTCCGCGaccttcctcgaccgcaCCCCCATCAGGATCAAACACGCCACCTCTCCAGCCTGACGCGTCTGGGAAGCCCCTATCCAAGTTGGCCCTCCTGGCGCAgaagcgccgcgaggccgcttCAAAGGGGGCCTCGACAGAACAGCCTCCATCGGCGACCGCCACATCTCCTCCCGAGCCCTCTCCATCGCCTGCACCTCCACCCGGTCTCGCCTCACCCACACCTGTGAAGCCATTGTCCAAGCTTGCCCAGAAgatggccgcggcgcgagccgcgcgagcgGATTCTGCCTCTGCAGAGCAGTCGTTGTCgcagtcggcgccgtcctcctccatgCCCACGCCCGCCATCAATGTGCCAGGACCTCAAGCGGAGCCAGAAGACGAGCTGTGGTCGTTCGCCCCGTCTACTTCAGCGCCTGCTCCAGCATCGGTCTTCTTCAGCATCCTCACGACCCACGCTCCGGACGCTGTGCCACCAAAACAGCCGTCATTGGCCAACATGCACATTGCGGTCCGCGGCGACCCTTCCGTGGCAGAGCGTCGCGTCCGCGAGGCTTTCAGTCCAGGTGTGGAGAGTCCGGATGACATTGTCCTCCGCATGCGCgatggccgagctggaaCCGGCGCTGCAGCGACACCAGCAGATCCAAAGTCGGCCAAGGTTGAGGTTGTCCGAGCTGCCAAGACTGCTCCGGCTCTTGAGCCAGTTAGCGAAGTAGCAGCCAAGGCTGCGGAGGTCGAGTCCACCGTCAAGGCTTCTTCAGGTCGCTCCCGAGGCAAGGCTACGGATTCGACAAAGGCGAAGCGTCCAGATGCGTCGACCAAGGGCAGCGTGGCTGCAGGCAAGGAGGCCCCTGCCAAACTGCCTCCGTCCTCCGCCAATGCATCGAAGTCTGCATCAAAGCCTACATCAAAGCCTGCATCAAGGCCACCTCCTGCGGCCACGGCTGCTGGCAGCCAGAACGCGACTGGAGACAAGTCGAGTGGGGATGGAAAGAAGAAGCCGACGGCCAAGCCCTCGGATCCGAAAAGTAACAAATCGAAGCCGACGAAGGGCGGTCAACCCTCCAAACCTTTGGCAGGACAGTAG